A genomic segment from Paenibacillus sp. FSL K6-1096 encodes:
- a CDS encoding CPBP family intramembrane glutamic endopeptidase yields the protein MRTAAKEHPLIFSLVWGVVLTLAVSVASAVATIQEFGDMGIRNAQACAYLLMAVITTVYMKRKDPSLLSFGLRKLEAAPSKAVLFYIPLLILASAQPLMNGINVKLGAPEVISIVIMTLLVGYAEEVVFRGIIWNYLRSKGPLFYIVFSSVLFGLLHMSNAFGGNELIHTLLQVVNALLLGCVLALLIVAGNNLIPLIAFHFLYDALAMVSNENLEHEVLIVSILNILYLIYGVYLVIVLKRKAAR from the coding sequence ATGAGAACTGCTGCCAAAGAACATCCGCTTATATTCTCACTGGTATGGGGGGTGGTCCTGACACTGGCTGTATCTGTAGCCTCTGCTGTAGCTACCATCCAGGAATTCGGTGATATGGGGATACGCAATGCCCAGGCGTGTGCCTACCTGCTGATGGCTGTCATTACTACCGTCTATATGAAAAGAAAGGACCCCTCGCTTTTAAGCTTCGGCCTGCGCAAGCTTGAGGCAGCTCCGTCCAAAGCCGTGCTGTTCTACATCCCCTTGCTGATTTTAGCGTCAGCCCAGCCGCTGATGAACGGAATCAATGTGAAGCTCGGTGCGCCTGAAGTAATCAGTATCGTCATTATGACCCTGCTGGTGGGGTACGCCGAAGAAGTGGTTTTTAGAGGAATCATCTGGAATTATCTGAGATCCAAGGGACCGCTGTTCTATATTGTGTTCTCTTCTGTATTGTTCGGTCTCCTACATATGTCCAATGCGTTTGGCGGGAATGAACTTATACATACGCTTCTCCAGGTGGTCAATGCCCTGCTGCTGGGCTGTGTCCTCGCGCTGCTGATCGTGGCAGGAAATAATTTGATTCCGCTGATCGCTTTTCACTTCCTCTACGACGCGCTGGCCATGGTCAGTAATGAGAATCTGGAGCATGAAGTCCTGATTGTTTCCATCCTTAATATCCTGTATCTGATCTACGGGGTCTATCTGGTGATAGTATTGAAACGGAAGGCTGCACGCTAA
- a CDS encoding chemotaxis protein CheA, whose translation MMELSAYRDIFIEELNEQLERIDQSLLALEHAPAPELIQTIFRAAHTIKGSASTMGFREMSDLTHEVEYALEWVREKKPEITGSLIDTLFRALDAMKLLRTEYISGGPFTDVSSVVAEIEALLSRQNEPQPVRLPVLSATERQQAEEAASAGYTLLSIVVTLKDDCLMKGARHYLLLQRIEEVCGKVIAVALANASAPGADEDERYGQFAVIAASSADIQEVSGKLAGETDVQHAAVAGYQPGPPAGSGTAAPADPGQVDPAAAPGREKTHGAQATVRVSVERLDHLMNLVGELLIEQTSLADLSTAGQRGNAAGVLPQIHSASDHMGSLIKELQEGVMKTRMLPIDQLFSRFPRLVRDLSQKLGKEIELRIQGGETELDRMIIEELSDPLIHLIRNSADHGIESPEVRAREGKAPKGVITLNSYHEENQVVIRLQDDGQGIDAERIKASALDKGIITEEQAGYLTKQEAVGLIFEPGFSTASEVSEVSGRGVGMDIVRSQIGRLNGIIDIETEPGQGTLFTIRLPLTLAIIKGLLVQVSGRVLIFPMYNVAEIVRISPEELQVVQGEQVIISHGRIVPLFWLRDKLHYPRTERGSKTIPLVIVRSVDKIAAYAVDEIIGNQEVVIKSLGNYLGTLNHLSGATILGNGRVALILDAAYLVSH comes from the coding sequence ATGATGGAGCTGTCTGCTTACCGCGACATATTCATTGAAGAGTTAAATGAACAATTGGAGCGGATCGACCAGTCTCTGCTCGCTCTGGAGCATGCTCCCGCTCCGGAGCTGATCCAGACCATCTTCCGTGCTGCCCATACCATCAAAGGCTCCGCCTCCACCATGGGCTTCCGCGAGATGAGCGATCTCACGCATGAGGTGGAATATGCGCTGGAATGGGTGCGGGAGAAGAAGCCGGAGATCACCGGCAGTCTGATCGATACGCTTTTCCGGGCGCTGGATGCCATGAAGCTGCTGCGTACTGAGTATATCAGCGGCGGTCCCTTTACAGACGTCAGCTCCGTAGTTGCAGAGATCGAGGCGCTGCTCAGCAGGCAGAATGAGCCGCAGCCGGTAAGGCTGCCGGTGCTGAGTGCTACGGAGAGGCAGCAGGCTGAAGAGGCGGCATCTGCCGGGTACACGCTGCTGTCTATTGTGGTAACCTTGAAGGATGACTGCCTCATGAAGGGCGCGCGACATTACCTGCTGCTTCAGCGGATAGAAGAGGTCTGCGGCAAGGTCATCGCTGTTGCACTGGCGAATGCGTCCGCTCCCGGAGCGGATGAGGATGAACGCTACGGCCAGTTTGCCGTAATCGCAGCATCCTCCGCTGACATCCAGGAGGTATCCGGTAAGCTGGCGGGAGAGACTGATGTCCAGCATGCAGCCGTTGCCGGTTACCAGCCCGGACCGCCAGCCGGAAGCGGCACGGCTGCTCCGGCTGATCCGGGACAGGTTGACCCGGCGGCCGCGCCGGGCCGGGAGAAAACCCACGGGGCACAGGCCACGGTCAGAGTTAGCGTCGAACGGCTGGACCATCTGATGAATCTGGTCGGAGAGCTGCTGATCGAGCAGACCTCCCTGGCCGACCTGAGCACTGCGGGGCAGCGGGGCAATGCTGCCGGTGTCCTGCCGCAGATCCATTCCGCCTCGGATCATATGGGCAGCCTGATCAAAGAGCTGCAGGAGGGGGTCATGAAGACCCGGATGCTGCCGATCGACCAGCTGTTCAGCCGGTTCCCGCGCCTGGTCAGGGATCTGTCCCAGAAGCTGGGCAAGGAGATTGAGCTGCGGATTCAGGGAGGCGAGACCGAGCTGGACCGGATGATTATTGAGGAGCTGAGCGATCCGTTAATCCATCTGATCCGCAACAGCGCGGACCACGGGATCGAGAGCCCCGAGGTGCGGGCCCGGGAGGGCAAAGCCCCGAAGGGCGTCATTACCCTGAACTCCTATCATGAGGAGAATCAGGTGGTGATCCGGCTGCAGGATGACGGGCAGGGCATTGATGCCGAACGGATCAAGGCTTCGGCGCTGGACAAAGGAATCATTACGGAGGAGCAGGCCGGATACCTGACGAAGCAGGAAGCGGTAGGCCTGATCTTCGAGCCGGGCTTCTCGACGGCCTCTGAGGTCAGCGAAGTATCGGGCCGCGGTGTGGGAATGGATATTGTGCGCAGCCAGATCGGACGCCTGAACGGGATCATCGATATTGAGACGGAGCCGGGCCAGGGCACGCTGTTCACGATCCGCCTGCCGCTTACGCTGGCAATCATCAAGGGGCTGCTGGTCCAGGTGTCCGGGCGCGTGCTGATCTTCCCGATGTATAACGTGGCCGAGATTGTGCGGATCTCCCCGGAAGAGCTTCAGGTGGTCCAAGGGGAGCAGGTGATCATCAGCCACGGGCGGATTGTCCCGCTCTTCTGGCTCAGGGACAAGCTGCATTATCCGCGCACCGAGCGCGGCTCCAAGACGATTCCGCTGGTGATCGTGAGGTCGGTGGACAAGATTGCCGCCTATGCGGTTGATGAGATTATCGGCAACCAGGAGGTAGTGATTAAGTCGCTGGGGAATTATCTGGGGACGCTGAACCATCTGTCCGGGGCAACGATTCTGGGCAACGGGCGGGTCGCTCTGATCCTGGATGCCGCTTATCTGGTCAGCCATTGA
- a CDS encoding chemotaxis protein CheW — MSSLTKEQYIELAVGAETCAIRIEEIHEIIKMLSITDIPFSRNEVKGVINLRGKVVCVMSLRNLLGMTDEPYTRNTRIIVVNYREEFIGLIVDKVNKVTTYTEIHPPAGGHSRSREAVFHGMGQREEQLVGILKLEEILGG; from the coding sequence ATGTCATCCTTAACGAAGGAACAATATATCGAGCTTGCTGTAGGAGCCGAGACCTGTGCCATCCGTATTGAAGAGATTCATGAAATTATCAAAATGCTCAGCATCACAGACATTCCCTTCAGCCGGAATGAAGTCAAGGGTGTCATCAACCTGCGCGGCAAGGTCGTCTGTGTCATGAGCCTGCGCAATCTGCTGGGCATGACGGATGAGCCGTATACCCGGAACACCAGAATCATTGTGGTCAATTACCGGGAGGAATTCATCGGCCTGATTGTGGACAAGGTCAACAAGGTGACCACGTACACCGAAATCCACCCGCCGGCAGGCGGCCACAGCCGCAGCCGGGAAGCGGTGTTCCACGGGATGGGGCAACGTGAGGAGCAGCTGGTAGGGATTCTGAAGCTCGAAGAAATCCTGGGCGGCTGA
- a CDS encoding methyl-accepting chemotaxis protein, producing the protein MKWFGNLKTATKIITAFLIVSLIMAGLGIYSVLSLRSSNQNMKEMYSNNLISVRDLSAAQISYQINRVYVRDMSVTTDETQIASFRDKISAGRQEINQKVDNYRPLATTPKEQELLADFDREFEVYSKLFDEALVLAGEDNPAAFNTFLSTKLNVQGQIVLSSLDGLIKVNVDLADEANNRSQSAYSSSFILTLTVVIGGVILSVIIGYLIARSISRPLMKMLHVASEVANGNLTQQADISTKDEVGQLAAALNRMVDNLKELINGIVMNSQSVAASSEQISASTQEIAGTSTNQSAAANNITELFKELSLAIDSVASSAEEAAELSNETVRTAREGGYVVETSLQGMQTVNQQMKQLEDDSSKIGDIIEVIDDIAEQTNLLALNAAIEAARAGEQGRGFAVVADEVRKLAERSSDATKEITKIIKAMQENTKQSVRAVAESVEQSSMTSHAFEQIIQMVNNSSLKVNEIAAACEEESAQAAEVMSSVQSIAASSEESAAASEETAATCQALALLSEDLAKSAAAFKTH; encoded by the coding sequence ATGAAATGGTTCGGTAACTTAAAAACGGCAACAAAGATTATTACCGCTTTCTTAATTGTCTCTTTAATTATGGCGGGACTTGGTATCTATTCGGTCTTATCCCTGCGCAGCAGCAATCAGAATATGAAGGAGATGTACAGCAACAACCTGATTTCTGTCAGAGACCTGTCGGCTGCCCAGATCAGTTACCAGATCAACCGCGTCTATGTGCGGGATATGAGCGTGACTACAGATGAGACGCAAATTGCTTCCTTCCGCGACAAGATTAGCGCCGGCCGCCAGGAGATCAACCAGAAGGTGGATAATTACCGTCCGCTGGCCACTACCCCTAAGGAGCAGGAATTGCTGGCAGACTTCGACAGAGAGTTCGAAGTGTACAGCAAGCTGTTCGATGAAGCGCTCGTTCTGGCTGGTGAGGATAATCCCGCAGCCTTCAATACCTTTCTTAGCACCAAGCTGAATGTACAGGGCCAGATCGTGCTTAGCAGTCTGGATGGTCTGATCAAGGTTAATGTGGACCTGGCGGATGAAGCGAACAACCGGTCACAGTCCGCCTATTCTTCGTCCTTCATTCTTACGCTGACTGTAGTCATCGGCGGGGTCATTCTCAGTGTGATCATCGGTTACCTGATCGCCAGATCCATCTCCAGACCGCTGATGAAAATGCTGCATGTGGCTTCTGAGGTTGCTAACGGCAATCTGACCCAGCAAGCGGATATTTCCACTAAGGATGAAGTAGGGCAGCTCGCTGCCGCACTCAACCGGATGGTTGATAATCTGAAGGAACTAATCAACGGCATTGTGATGAATTCGCAGAGTGTAGCCGCATCCTCCGAGCAGATCTCAGCCAGCACCCAGGAGATTGCCGGAACCAGCACCAACCAGTCTGCGGCAGCCAATAATATCACCGAGCTGTTCAAGGAGCTGTCGCTGGCCATTGATTCGGTCGCCTCCAGCGCGGAGGAAGCGGCAGAGCTGTCTAATGAGACGGTCCGCACGGCCCGGGAAGGCGGATATGTGGTTGAAACCTCGCTTCAGGGAATGCAGACTGTTAATCAGCAGATGAAGCAACTGGAGGACGACTCCAGCAAAATCGGCGACATCATCGAAGTGATCGACGATATTGCGGAGCAGACCAATCTGCTGGCGCTGAATGCGGCTATTGAAGCGGCGCGTGCCGGAGAGCAGGGCCGCGGCTTCGCAGTGGTGGCCGATGAGGTCCGCAAGCTGGCAGAACGCAGCAGTGATGCCACAAAGGAGATCACAAAGATCATCAAGGCGATGCAGGAGAATACGAAGCAGAGCGTACGGGCGGTAGCTGAGAGCGTGGAGCAGTCCTCGATGACGAGCCATGCCTTCGAGCAGATTATCCAGATGGTGAATAACTCTTCCCTGAAGGTCAACGAGATTGCGGCAGCGTGCGAGGAGGAATCTGCCCAGGCGGCAGAAGTGATGAGCTCAGTTCAGTCAATCGCCGCCTCCAGCGAGGAATCGGCTGCAGCATCCGAGGAGACGGCGGCCACCTGCCAGGCGCTGGCTCTGCTATCCGAGGATCTGGCCAAATCCGCCGCCGCATTCAAGACTCATTAA
- a CDS encoding glycoside-pentoside-hexuronide (GPH):cation symporter — MTTKVPAAEKVIFSGGLLGQNLLYSFMSMYILFFYTDLLGIPAAAASVILVVASIFDACLDPVMGMIADKTRSRWGKFRPYLLFAPFLIALATVVCFWDFGGPPTLTLVIATVSYLLWGMLYTVCDTPLWALSSVISSDPGERNLFITLGKIGGTLGAVIITVGGIQLLLAFGGERSSQAYLYSAIIIGIIAALSIFLTGALTRERVTPSGRTIPFRHNLRTVYTNKPLLTLLASLLIINLVNGIRQSIQLYYVVYVWGDAGYATQVGISLVAGMLLGMAATPSLLRRLSKKKLFIASCILGSLSCLLPYLLGDHQVLPTLIWFGVSFFFTGMTTIVSTSMLLDTIDYSEWKLGFRGEGIVFSTNTFVTKFSGALSRLIIGAGLGLLSYVENQPATPRLQDGLSLIMFLVPALCFLAAILPILFYNLSDRQRVQIQSELDHNRSVQAAQQS; from the coding sequence ATGACAACCAAAGTACCTGCGGCCGAAAAAGTGATTTTCTCCGGCGGTCTTCTGGGCCAGAACCTGCTGTATAGCTTCATGTCGATGTACATTCTGTTCTTCTACACCGATCTGCTGGGGATTCCGGCTGCTGCAGCCAGTGTCATCCTGGTGGTTGCCAGTATCTTCGATGCCTGTCTTGATCCGGTGATGGGGATGATTGCCGACAAGACGCGCTCCAGGTGGGGCAAGTTCCGGCCTTATCTGCTGTTCGCCCCTTTCCTGATTGCACTGGCGACAGTGGTCTGCTTCTGGGACTTCGGCGGTCCCCCCACTCTGACGCTGGTCATCGCCACCGTATCGTATCTGCTCTGGGGCATGCTGTATACGGTCTGCGACACTCCGCTGTGGGCCTTATCGTCCGTCATCTCCAGCGATCCGGGTGAACGCAACCTGTTTATCACTTTGGGCAAAATCGGCGGCACCCTCGGCGCAGTCATTATCACCGTAGGCGGCATTCAGCTTCTGCTCGCCTTCGGCGGCGAACGGAGCTCACAGGCGTACCTGTACTCGGCCATCATTATCGGGATTATTGCTGCCCTGTCCATCTTCCTGACCGGCGCACTTACCAGAGAACGGGTCACCCCTTCTGGCAGGACAATCCCATTCCGCCACAACCTGCGGACTGTGTACACCAACAAGCCGCTGCTCACCCTGCTGGCCTCGCTGCTGATTATCAATCTGGTCAACGGTATCCGGCAGAGCATTCAGCTCTATTACGTGGTCTATGTATGGGGAGATGCGGGGTATGCCACCCAGGTCGGTATCAGTCTGGTGGCTGGTATGCTGCTGGGGATGGCAGCTACGCCGTCGCTCCTGCGCCGCCTGTCCAAGAAGAAGCTGTTCATCGCTTCCTGCATCCTGGGAAGTCTCTCCTGTCTCCTGCCTTATCTGCTCGGGGACCATCAGGTGCTGCCGACGCTGATCTGGTTCGGAGTCAGCTTCTTCTTCACCGGGATGACCACGATTGTCAGCACTTCCATGCTGCTGGACACCATAGATTATTCGGAGTGGAAGCTCGGCTTCCGGGGCGAGGGGATCGTGTTCTCCACGAACACCTTCGTCACCAAGTTCAGCGGGGCGCTGTCGCGGCTGATCATTGGCGCAGGCCTGGGCCTGCTCAGCTATGTGGAGAACCAGCCGGCGACGCCCAGGCTCCAGGATGGCCTTAGCCTCATCATGTTCCTGGTGCCTGCGCTCTGCTTCCTGGCTGCGATCCTGCCGATTCTGTTCTACAACCTGAGCGACCGGCAGCGGGTGCAGATCCAGAGCGAGCTGGACCATAACCGGTCCGTACAGGCGGCTCAGCAGAGCTAA
- a CDS encoding PIG-L deacetylase family protein: MELSEISALMSPPDLSGCRRILCIQPHPDDNEVAMGGTIASFAEKGCEIHYLTVTSGDLGAADAHTSSADIAAIRALELEAAGRSLGATVFHQLGHGDGTLEHIPALAGEIAEVIRTVQPDAVFCPDPWLSYEAHYDHIVTGRAAAHAFLSSGLPLYPRGTSTQPWQAKALGFYLTAEPNTVIDITDHFERKFAAMALHRSQFSGEMLAMYRIYFREQARQLAEGRGFGLGEAFKVLSPLHLHCFVDARRV, encoded by the coding sequence ATGGAATTATCCGAAATATCTGCCCTGATGTCACCGCCTGACCTGAGCGGCTGCCGCAGAATCCTGTGTATCCAGCCGCATCCGGACGATAACGAGGTGGCCATGGGCGGTACGATTGCCTCGTTCGCGGAGAAGGGCTGCGAGATTCATTACTTGACCGTCACGAGCGGGGATCTGGGCGCGGCGGACGCGCATACATCATCTGCCGACATCGCCGCTATCCGCGCCCTTGAGCTGGAAGCAGCCGGGCGGTCGCTGGGAGCCACCGTGTTCCACCAGCTCGGCCATGGCGACGGCACACTGGAGCATATTCCGGCGCTGGCGGGGGAGATTGCCGAGGTGATCCGCACCGTGCAGCCGGATGCCGTGTTCTGCCCTGACCCGTGGCTGAGCTACGAAGCGCATTATGACCATATTGTCACCGGCAGGGCTGCGGCCCACGCCTTCCTGTCCTCCGGGCTGCCGCTCTATCCGAGAGGGACAAGCACACAGCCCTGGCAGGCGAAGGCCCTCGGGTTCTATCTGACGGCCGAGCCTAATACCGTGATTGACATCACGGACCACTTCGAGCGGAAGTTCGCAGCCATGGCCCTCCACCGCAGCCAATTCAGCGGGGAGATGCTGGCGATGTACCGGATTTACTTCCGGGAGCAGGCCCGCCAGCTGGCCGAAGGCCGGGGCTTCGGGCTGGGGGAAGCCTTCAAGGTACTGTCCCCGCTGCATCTGCACTGCTTCGTGGATGCCCGGCGGGTCTAG
- a CDS encoding GNAT family N-acetyltransferase has protein sequence MLKLDRRDYNLALLPLRQVKINTLFAKAVLEGQTTGNVFVDNVQNPSTFYVAHEYGMSLLYGNSENEAFNRDLTDYMTNGTGRRPSAEWLQADPAGGWEPLLESVVKEHNALLDDADPGPEAVDQRRMYAHTRVNFTFDAEVYREARKKWFRQDADIVRMNGEGFSSQSGLVIPRYFWRDAEHFLNSGAGYTLRWEGEDASSAFSAYRTAEQLEIGIESAAAHRGKGFAFSVCCALIDYCLEQGLEPVWGCRMENSGSYRLAQKLGFKPLRTIPYYRLP, from the coding sequence ATGCTTAAGCTGGACCGCCGGGACTATAATCTGGCGCTGCTGCCGTTACGTCAAGTGAAAATAAACACATTGTTCGCGAAAGCCGTGCTCGAAGGGCAGACTACCGGCAATGTATTTGTAGACAATGTGCAAAATCCAAGCACCTTCTATGTCGCTCATGAATACGGGATGTCACTGCTGTATGGGAATTCGGAGAATGAGGCGTTTAACAGGGATTTAACTGATTATATGACCAACGGGACGGGACGCAGGCCTTCGGCGGAATGGCTGCAGGCTGATCCGGCAGGCGGCTGGGAGCCTTTGCTTGAATCTGTCGTGAAGGAGCATAATGCGCTGCTTGATGATGCTGATCCTGGGCCTGAAGCGGTGGACCAACGCCGGATGTACGCTCATACCCGGGTGAATTTTACTTTTGACGCAGAAGTTTACCGGGAGGCCAGGAAGAAATGGTTCCGGCAGGATGCCGATATTGTGCGGATGAACGGTGAGGGGTTCAGCAGTCAGTCCGGGCTGGTTATTCCCCGGTATTTCTGGCGTGATGCGGAACACTTTCTGAATTCAGGTGCCGGATACACCCTGCGTTGGGAGGGGGAGGATGCTTCAAGTGCGTTCTCGGCCTACCGTACAGCAGAGCAACTGGAGATTGGCATTGAATCGGCGGCGGCCCACCGGGGAAAAGGCTTCGCCTTCTCTGTATGCTGTGCGCTCATCGATTACTGTCTGGAGCAGGGATTGGAGCCGGTATGGGGCTGCCGCATGGAGAATTCCGGCTCTTACAGACTGGCGCAGAAGCTGGGCTTCAAGCCGCTGCGGACCATACCCTACTACCGATTGCCCTAG
- a CDS encoding asparaginase: MINHIPEVNFTASPYYNPSLKNVVILATGGTIAGSGEAHKTLNYEPGALPVQDLLDSVPHLERLANCAGVQVSNLCSADITSEHWLTLAACINTLALREDVHGFVITHGTDTLDETSYFLNLVIKTDKPVIITGSMRPATAISADGPLNLYQSVALAANPEAHGQGVMVVFAEGIYSGRDVQKVNTFKANAFDERDFGCLGYMRDSHAFFYTRTLKRHTTAAQFDVSGMTALPEVSVAYFHVDADPGILDYLATISKGIVIAGAGGGIYSKPWIDKVGELKNNNIPVVRCSRISSGITLKDSYIDLSANSIPCNSLVPQKARILLSLALTQTTGYDEIAAMFNEY; the protein is encoded by the coding sequence ATGATTAATCATATACCTGAAGTGAATTTCACGGCTTCTCCTTACTATAATCCCAGCCTCAAAAATGTCGTGATTCTGGCCACCGGCGGCACCATTGCGGGCAGCGGCGAAGCGCACAAAACGTTGAATTACGAGCCCGGCGCGCTGCCCGTGCAGGATCTGCTGGACAGCGTGCCGCACTTGGAGCGGCTGGCCAATTGTGCAGGCGTACAGGTGAGCAATCTGTGCAGCGCCGATATCACCAGCGAGCATTGGCTCACACTGGCAGCCTGCATTAACACGCTTGCCCTGCGGGAGGATGTCCACGGGTTCGTGATTACGCACGGCACCGACACGCTGGATGAGACCTCTTATTTCTTGAACCTGGTAATTAAGACCGATAAACCGGTCATTATTACCGGCTCCATGCGCCCGGCTACCGCCATCAGTGCGGACGGGCCGCTGAATCTGTACCAGTCGGTGGCGCTGGCCGCCAATCCCGAAGCCCACGGGCAGGGCGTAATGGTTGTCTTCGCCGAAGGCATCTACAGCGGGCGGGATGTCCAGAAGGTGAACACCTTCAAGGCCAATGCCTTCGATGAGCGCGATTTCGGCTGTCTGGGCTACATGCGCGACAGCCATGCCTTCTTCTATACCCGCACACTTAAGCGTCATACCACCGCAGCACAGTTCGATGTGTCGGGCATGACAGCACTTCCGGAGGTGTCGGTAGCCTACTTCCATGTGGATGCGGATCCCGGCATTCTGGATTATCTGGCTACCATCTCCAAAGGAATCGTCATTGCCGGAGCAGGCGGAGGCATCTACAGCAAGCCTTGGATCGACAAGGTTGGTGAGCTCAAGAACAATAACATCCCTGTCGTCCGCTGCTCGCGGATTTCCAGCGGAATCACGCTCAAGGACTCGTACATTGACTTGTCCGCCAATTCCATTCCCTGCAACAGCCTGGTCCCGCAAAAAGCCAGAATTCTGCTCTCCCTCGCCTTGACGCAAACGACCGGCTATGATGAGATTGCCGCCATGTTCAACGAGTACTGA
- a CDS encoding HAMP domain-containing sensor histidine kinase has protein sequence MVTKLKERMKQMKLVHQINAAFGLSLLVVLSITGVMIHLVLMDHFIGKEQEGLRTLGATLSASLIKQSHPAVEAGQMPESELLTPPYATLSSGVQAIVTDQQGNVVSGPLPDETVMEHGRTDVAAAEPYSLQNLWDGNDRRYLVQVNTLPQGKLTLLTPVSRIQAIEQALLKRLILVFAVGAAVMFLFSLFITRKLIHPLMSLREELGKVKNRRFAEVNLIRAGGEIGSVARTVYEMAGELHRFNRVQKQFFQNASHELKSPLMSISGYAEGIRDGVFEGEDVRKGLDIILDESGRLRDLVGEMTLLAKLDSEEDIFRPVEFKLDELVTEAVERVNPLLVRRQLVLHTEIAGDAGLTMLADRDKLLQALLNVLTNAARYASNNIYIRAGAGKGEIILTVSDDGPGIPQELLPSLFHRFVKGKNGESGLGLAISRAIVERCGGSLAARNSPEGEGAVLTFQFPPATG, from the coding sequence ATGGTGACGAAGCTCAAAGAGCGGATGAAGCAGATGAAGCTGGTCCATCAGATTAATGCTGCGTTTGGACTGTCTCTGCTGGTTGTCCTGTCCATCACGGGGGTAATGATCCACTTAGTGCTGATGGACCATTTCATTGGTAAGGAGCAGGAGGGACTGCGGACGCTGGGCGCTACGTTGTCTGCCAGTCTGATCAAGCAGTCCCATCCGGCAGTAGAGGCCGGGCAAATGCCGGAGAGTGAACTGTTAACGCCTCCTTATGCTACGCTCTCCAGCGGAGTGCAGGCTATTGTGACGGATCAGCAAGGAAATGTGGTCTCGGGGCCTCTCCCGGATGAAACGGTCATGGAGCACGGAAGGACTGATGTGGCAGCTGCGGAGCCGTATTCCCTCCAGAATCTATGGGATGGCAATGACCGGCGATATCTGGTGCAGGTCAATACGCTTCCCCAGGGGAAGCTGACCCTGCTGACTCCTGTCAGCAGAATCCAGGCCATTGAGCAGGCTCTGCTCAAACGCCTCATTCTTGTCTTTGCCGTCGGTGCGGCCGTAATGTTCCTGTTCAGCCTGTTCATCACCAGGAAGCTGATTCATCCGCTGATGAGCCTGCGTGAGGAGCTGGGAAAAGTGAAAAACCGCCGTTTTGCCGAGGTGAACCTGATCCGGGCGGGCGGCGAGATCGGCTCTGTAGCCCGGACCGTATACGAAATGGCCGGCGAGCTGCACCGGTTCAACCGGGTGCAGAAGCAATTCTTCCAGAATGCTTCCCATGAGCTGAAATCTCCGCTGATGTCGATATCCGGGTATGCGGAAGGCATCCGGGACGGGGTGTTCGAAGGAGAAGATGTCCGTAAAGGGCTGGATATTATTCTGGATGAAAGCGGACGGCTGCGGGATCTGGTCGGGGAAATGACGCTTCTTGCCAAACTGGACAGCGAGGAGGATATCTTCCGGCCGGTGGAGTTCAAGCTGGACGAACTGGTGACGGAAGCCGTAGAGCGGGTAAACCCGCTGCTGGTGCGCAGACAGCTCGTACTGCATACGGAGATTGCCGGAGACGCCGGGCTGACGATGTTGGCTGACCGGGATAAGCTGCTTCAGGCCCTATTGAATGTATTAACGAATGCTGCCCGGTATGCCAGCAATAATATATATATCAGGGCGGGTGCAGGCAAGGGAGAGATTATTTTAACGGTATCGGATGATGGCCCGGGCATTCCGCAGGAGCTGCTGCCCAGCCTGTTCCACAGATTCGTCAAGGGCAAGAACGGCGAGTCCGGGCTGGGGCTGGCCATCTCGCGCGCCATTGTGGAGCGCTGCGGCGGAAGCCTTGCCGCCCGGAACAGCCCCGAAGGCGAAGGTGCGGTCCTCACCTTTCAGTTTCCGCCCGCAACGGGCTGA